In the Mya arenaria isolate MELC-2E11 chromosome 11, ASM2691426v1 genome, one interval contains:
- the LOC128208061 gene encoding retinol dehydrogenase 16-like has product MASSKGLTDIVGYEFYQITFTSAICFSVYVFFGYFLVLAGACAMCYLLHLAYAYQTSSPVDPKGRGVFITGCDSGIGFAFAQHLDELGFTVFASCLDDKSHGARKLRTTCSKKLHVLHCDVTKDDSINNAAEYVKKAMPKKGLWAVINNAGINMISEIELTTPSMYNRGLDVNLYGPIRVIKAFLPFIRKSQGRVVNVTSVHGLMSIPRWNNYEVAKHGMETLSDSLRLEMAKFGVRVSIVEPGAFAHATAIHTDAMVARLKKDIGELWENTPPEVRKSYDLESVLGWVPEACHSGWFTDTEALSELSAAAQHAICARYPRARYTVAGDRNTLRLYDAYTMMARVHKYLPTWIMDRIVAYFRKGQM; this is encoded by the exons ATGGCGAGCAGTAAAGGTTTAACGGACATAGTGGGATACGAGTTTTACCAGATCACATTTACTTCTGCAATATGTTTTTCCGTTTACGTTTTCTTCGGCTATTTCCTGGTTCTCGCCGGAGCATGCGCAATGTGTTACCTGCTCCATTTGGCGTACGCGTACCAGACGTCTAGTCCGGTCGATCCGAAGGGAAGAGGTGTTTTCATTACTGGATGCGATTCAG gtATTGGGTTCGCTTTTGCTCAACATCTGGACGAGCTGGGTTTCACAGTGTTTGCCAGTTGCCTTGACGACAAGAGTCATGGGGCACGGAAACTTCGGACCACGTGCTCAAAGAAACTTCACGTGCTACATTGTGATGTTACAAAAGACGATTCCATCAACAATGCGGCTGAGTATGTAAAGAAAGCTATGCCAAAGAAAG GTTTGTGGGCGGTGATAAACAACGCCGGGATAAACATGATCAGCGAGATAGAGCTCACCACGCCGTCCATGTACAACAGAGGCTTGGACGTCAACCTGTACGGACCAATCCGGGTCATCAAGGCGTTTCTTCCGTTCATCCGTAAATCACAAG GTCGCGTGGTGAATGTCACGAGCGTGCACGGGCTAATGTCTATCCCCAGATGGAATAACTATGAGGTGGCAAAACACGGCATGGAGACGCTGTCGGATTCTCTCCGCCTCGAGATGGCCAAGTTTGGTGTCCGTGTGTCCATTGTGGAGCCGGGAGCATTTGCTCACGCCACGGCTATACACACTGATGCCATG GTTGCGCGATTGAAGAAAGACATTGGAGAACTCTGGGAAAACACTCCACCGGAAGTTAGAAAGTCGTACGATCTAGAGTCAGTGCTCGGTTGGGTACCGGAAGCGTGTCATAGTGGTTGGTTCACCGACACTGAGGCTTTGTCAGAACTGTCGGCGGCCGCGCAGCACGCGATCTGTGCTCGTTACCCTCGTGCGAGATACACGGTGGCGGGAGATCGAAATACACTTCGCCTTTACGACGCTTATACG ATGATGGCTCGGGTCCACAAATACCTTCCCACGTGGATCATGGACAGGATTGTTGCGTATTTTAGGAAAggacaaatgtaa